A region from the Dendropsophus ebraccatus isolate aDenEbr1 chromosome 1, aDenEbr1.pat, whole genome shotgun sequence genome encodes:
- the LOC138799294 gene encoding uncharacterized protein, with product MAESEVQSTEIPSLPKKDAVPSQTQHAQQPRLCRFYSQGRYCQFGRRCRFLHQRIDDKRPEKNDNAVLPNDIVEQKKDLELLVTHSKDEQNLVPPMNHTKPPHRRYQNRKLCRYFASGYCSMDQNCRFWHPQKSPAVHDDFSENKKPPCRPKVERTAVIPEEIRTSNLTTELATKLRETEISQLLKRIPKDKMIIQEREDGKVTYYRVTVEPTDPDWPFDLKEIEILLEFPEDYPMQVFTIQIPEDQDLPSVMCRYVCEASKAWLEAKHATNQLVGKVELLFRPFLHWLDRNLERLYTEGARLLKRDIEAEKAGLEFVPYQQLQAAVTVKSSEEEHVEDNEQHETEIQEDLEEDDSDSWISCDEDDDDDLEQGIGDGMRIVEGGRAEGPRKGTEIQFLGLKLGCGVGTLTAHNIVVSLECSRCKVIADLPLTGKQPCTAQCEKCNSRISGIFHPSILHQYSTVLGYVDIQGATARDMVLLECTFVISCLNCSHEEPVKSLSYGSTKDLNCIQCHSKLSIFSEASRFQKIQRFPGKDSGNKDPSLRKKTIRNPSIQPGKPLPDQGTCKHYRKSCRWLRFPCCGKAYPCDSCHDEAENHEMELASRMLCGFCAKEQPYTNGKPCISCGNMMNKNINSIHWEGGKGCRNKVKMARKDKQKYANISKTVSRKSVSKK from the exons ATGGCTGAAAGTGAAGTACAAAGTACAGAGATACCTTCTCTCCCAAAGAAAGACGCTGTTCCAAGTCAGACACAACATGCTCAGCAGCCTCGCTTGTGCAGGTTTTATTCTCAGGGACGTTACTGCCAATTTGGACGGAGATGCCGCTTTCTACACCAACGTATAGATGACAAGCGTCCTGAAAAAAATGATAATGCAGTCTTACCAAATGATATTGTGGAGCAGAAAAAAGATCTAGAACTACTAGTTACTCATAGTAAGGATGAGCAAAACCTTGTCCCACCAATGAATCATACCAAACCACCACACAGGCGATATCAGAACAGAAAGCTATGTCGTTACTTCGCTTCTGGATACTGCTCTATGGATCAAAACTGCAGGTTTTGGCACCCTCAGAAGTCTCCAGCGGTACATGATGACTTCTCTGAAAACAAGAAACCACCTTGTAGACCTAAGGTGGAACGAACTGCGGTTATTCCAGAAGAGATAAGGACATCAAATCTAACTACAGAGTTGGCCACTAAGCTTAGGGAGACGGAAATTTCCCAACTTTTAAAGCGGATTCCTAAGGACAAAATGATCATCCAAGAGAGAGAGGATGGAAAAGTTACATATTATAGAGTAACTGTGGAGCCAACAGATCCAGACTGG CCATTTGACCTAAAGGAAATAGagattttgctggagttcccagAAGACTATCCCATGCAG GTTTTCACAATTCAGATTCCTGAAGATCAAGATCTACCCTCCGTTATGTGCAG gtATGTGTGTGAAGCTTCAAAGGCATGGCTAGAAGCAAAGCATGCAACCAATCAGTTGGTTGGAAAAGTGGAACTTCTGTTTAGACCTTTTCTGCACTGGTTAGATCGCAACCTGGAGCGCTTGTATACAGAAGGAGCTCGTCTG TTGAAAAGAGACATTGAAGCAGAGAAAGCTGGGTTAGAGTTTGTGCCATACCAGCAGTTGCAAGCAGCAGTGACAGTAAAATCTAGTGAGGAAGAACATGTTGAAGATAATGAACAACATGAAACTGAAATCCAAGAGGATTTAGAAGAAGATGACTCAGATAGCTGGATAAGCTGTGATGAAGATGATGACGATGACTTAGAACAAGGCATTGGTGATGGCATGAGAATTGTGGAAGGAGGAAGAGCAGAAGGTCCTCGAAAGGGAACCGAAATACAGTTCTTGGGATTAAAATTGGGTTGCGGAGTGGGCACTTTGACTGCGCATAACATTGTAGTGTCTCTGGAGTGCAGCAG gtgtaaaGTAATAGCAGACTTGCCACTCACTGGAAAGCAGCCATGTACAGCACAGTGTGAAAAATGTAATAGTCGCATCTCTGGCATCTTCCACCCTAGTATCCTACATCAATACTCAACAGTGCTGGGGTATGTCGATATACAAGGAGCCACTGCCAGAGATATGGTTTTGCTGGAGTGTACATTTGTGATCAGCTGCCTAAATTGTTCTCACGAAGAGCCAGTAAAG AGTCTCTCCTATGGCAGCACTAAAGACTTGAATTGTATTCAGTGTCACAGCAAGCTCAGCATTTTTAGTGAAGCATCCAGATTTCAAAAGATTCAACGTTTCCCTGGGAAAGATAGTG GTAACAAAGATCCAAGTTTAAGAAAGAAGACAATAAGAAATCCTTCTATACAGCCAGGGAAACCTCTTCCCGACCAAGGCACTTGTAAACATTACAGGAAAAGCTGCCGTTGGCTAAG GTTCCCATGCTGTGGGAAAGCCTACCCATGTGATTCTTGCCATGATGAAGCTGAAAATCATGAAATGGAGCTGGCTTCACGGATGTTATGTGGTTTTTGTGCAAAGGAACAG CCTTACACTAATGGAAAGCCCTGCATTTCGTGTGGTAACATGATGAATAAGAACATCAATTCAATACACTGGGAAGGAGGGAAGGGCTGCAGAAATAAAGTGAAGATGGCCAG AAAAGACAAGCAGAAATATGCGAACATTTCAAAGACTGTGTCACGGAAAAGTGTAAGCAAGAAGTAG